The proteins below come from a single Mya arenaria isolate MELC-2E11 chromosome 6, ASM2691426v1 genomic window:
- the LOC128237933 gene encoding coagulation factor V-like codes for MRALKSMSIVCKKVKKTLIFATIPLPPALQPLSPIPSLKPLPPIPSLKPLSHSPSLKPLPPIPSLKPLSPIPSLKPLPHIPSLKPLPHIPSLKPLSPIPSLQPLSHNPHSSHYPLSPHLSHYPLSPHSSHYPLSPHSSNCPIAPHSSHYPPSPHSCHYPLSPHSSHYPLSPHSSHYPLSPHSSHYPISPHSSHYPLSPHSSHYPIAPHSSHYPLSPHSSHFPLSPHSSHYPISPHSSHFPLSPHSSHYPLSPHSSHYPIPPHSSHYPLSPHSSHYPLSPHSSHYPLSPHSSHYPISPNSSHYPLSPHSSHYPLSPHSSHYPLSPHSSHYPLSPHSSHSLLSPYYYHYPLSPHYCHYPLYSHSSHYPLSPHSSHYPLTPSTLPNPLTQATFPQPPHSGHYNLPLHFSHYPITPHFSHYPLSPHSSHYPISPHSSHYPLSHHSSHYPLSPHSSHYPLSPHSSHYPLSPHSSQSPLPLHSSHYPLFPHSSHYPISPHSSHYPLTQATLPYPLTQATTPYPLTQATTPYSLTQATIPYPLTSATIP; via the exons ATGAGGGCATTGAAGTCAATGTCCATTGTGTGCAAAAAGGTGAAAAAAACGCTTATCTTcg CCACTATCCCCTTACCCCCCGCACTCCAGCCACTGTCCCCCATCCCCTCACTCAAGCCACTACCCCCTATCCCCTCACTCAAGCCACTATCCCATAGCCCCTCACTCAAGCCACTACCCCCTATCCCCTCCCTCAAGCCACTATCCCCTATCCCCTCACTCAAGCCACTACCCCATATCCCCTCACTCAAGCCACTACCCCATATCCCCTCACTCAAGCCACTATCCCCTATCCCCTCACTCCAGCCACTATCCCATAACCCTCACTCAAGCCACTACCCCCTATCCCCTCACTTAAGCCACTATCCCCTATCCCCTCACTCAAGCCATTATCCCCTATCCCCTCACTCCAGCAACTGTCCCATAGCCCCTCACTCAAGCCACTATCCCCCATCCCCTCACTCTTGCCACTACCCCCTATCCCCTCACTCAAGCCACTACCCCCTATCCCCTCACTCAAGCCACTATCCCCTATCCCCTCACTCAAGCCACTACCCCATATCCCCTCACTCAAGCCACTATCCCCTATCCCCTCACTCCAGCCACTATCCCATAGCCCCTCACTCAAGCCACTACCCCCTATCCCCTCACTCAAGCCACTTCCCCCTATCCCCTCACTCAAGCCACTATCCCATATCCCCTCACTCAAGCCACTTCCCCCTATCCCCTCACTCAAGCCACTATCCCCTATCCCCTCACTCAAGCCACTACCCCATACCCCCTCACTCAAGCCACTATCCCCTATCCCCTCACTCAAGCCACTATCCCCTATCCCCTCACTCAAGCCACTATCCCCTATCCCCTCACTCAAGCCACTATCCCATATCCCCTAACTCAAGCCACTACCCCCTTTCCCCTCACTCAAGCCACTACCCCCTATCCCCTCACTCAAGCCACTACCCCCTATCCCCTCACTCAAGCCACTATCCCCTATCCCCTCACTCAAGCCACTCTCTCCTATCCCcttactactaccactaccccCTATCCCCTCACTACTGCCACTATCCCCTATACTCTCACTCAAGCCATTATCCCCTATCCCCTCACTCAAGCCACTATCCCCTCACCCCATCCACTCTCCCCAACCCCCTCACTCAAGCCACTTTCCCCCAACCCCCTCACTCAGGCCACTATAACCTACCCCTTCACTTCAGCCACTATCCCATAACCCCTCACTTCAGCCACTACCCCCTATCCCCTCACTCAAGCCACTACCCCATATCCCCTCACTCAAGCCACTATCCCCTATCCCATCACTCAAGCCACTATCCCCTATCCCCTCACTCAAGCCACTATCCCCTATCCCCTCACTCAAGCCACTATCCCCTATCCCCTCACTCAAGCCAGTCTCCCCTACCCCTTCACTCAAGCCACTACCCCCTATTCCCTCACTCAAGCCACTACCCCATATCCCCTCACTCAAGCCACTATCCCCTCACTCAAGCCACTCTCCCCTATCCCCTCACTCAAGCCACTACCCCATATCCCCTCACTCAAGCCACTACCCCATATTCCCTCACTCAAGCCACTATCCCCTATCCCCTCACTTCAGCCACTATCCCATAG